From one Simplicispira suum genomic stretch:
- a CDS encoding enoyl-CoA hydratase/isomerase family protein, whose protein sequence is MEFETLKYEKNEAGYAVVTFNRPERLNAFSRKLNEEMDLAIHDVLTDDAVKVMIITGGPRADGRPCFSAGGDLKDDTQGIPRWDYPDHVGPLQRKEDKLFKANTAAGRLWYKRPRLISPKYTNLLWSPKIVIAAVDGIATAGGLEMALACDIIIASETAQFTDSHVKNLKIAISKGSVTTGLARRVGYNKALELCLLGEFIDGKEAYRIGLANRVTAPEKLMEEARAMATKIAGMRQEAVQVTKLACRTAEDSNLNDSWANADELLEWMKGDPNYQGLQSVTSEWASKKK, encoded by the coding sequence ATGGAATTCGAAACACTGAAATACGAGAAGAACGAAGCCGGCTATGCCGTGGTCACGTTCAACCGACCGGAGCGACTGAACGCCTTCAGCCGGAAACTCAACGAAGAGATGGATCTGGCCATCCACGACGTCCTCACCGACGACGCCGTCAAGGTGATGATCATCACGGGTGGGCCGCGCGCCGACGGACGCCCCTGCTTCAGCGCCGGTGGCGATCTCAAGGACGACACCCAGGGCATCCCCCGCTGGGACTACCCCGACCATGTCGGCCCGTTGCAGCGCAAAGAGGACAAACTGTTCAAGGCGAACACGGCGGCTGGCCGGCTCTGGTACAAGCGCCCACGGCTCATCTCGCCCAAGTACACGAACCTGCTCTGGTCGCCGAAGATCGTCATTGCGGCCGTTGACGGCATCGCCACCGCAGGTGGCCTCGAGATGGCTCTCGCCTGCGACATCATCATCGCGTCCGAGACAGCGCAATTCACCGACTCCCACGTCAAGAACCTGAAGATCGCCATCAGCAAAGGCTCGGTGACCACCGGACTGGCCCGGCGCGTCGGCTACAACAAGGCCCTGGAACTGTGCCTGTTGGGCGAGTTCATCGACGGCAAGGAAGCGTACCGGATCGGCCTGGCCAACCGGGTTACCGCACCGGAGAAGCTGATGGAAGAGGCCCGCGCCATGGCCACCAAGATCGCCGGCATGCGCCAGGAGGCCGTTCAGGTGACCAAGCTGGCATGCCGCACGGCCGAGGACTCGAACCTGAATGACTCCTGGGCCAACGCCGACGAGTTGCTCGAGTGGATGAAGGGCGACCCCAATTACCAAGGGCTGCAATCGGTCACATCGGAGTGGGCCAGCAAAAAGAAGTGA
- a CDS encoding Bug family tripartite tricarboxylate transporter substrate binding protein: MMKLWKWIGAALTIGLASFVHAQDWPNKPIQVIVPFPPGSVDAKARIVTDRVSKILGQPLVILNKPGAGMRIGTEQLLRSPADGYTLEVVVQAVAWMGPLLDPAVTYQPLTDMTMLALAYENPMILVANQDSGIKSVDDLLQTARTHPGKLNWAGPAGASGYRVWFEVFKGMTGLDVTYVPYRGLTPALTNVAGGFAQVAFADYSSMPLILDGKLRPLAVTGPARSAQLPNVPTLKELGIGFEATQWLGFVAPAGLPQAVESRLVKAFAMALKDPPTRAAIESDGAQVILDSSPSAMRGRITSEMAQFRKNVKPGAIKID; the protein is encoded by the coding sequence ATGATGAAACTTTGGAAATGGATTGGTGCGGCGCTAACGATAGGCCTTGCGTCATTTGTGCATGCACAGGATTGGCCGAACAAGCCAATTCAAGTCATCGTGCCCTTCCCTCCAGGATCGGTGGACGCAAAGGCGCGGATCGTCACCGATCGGGTGTCCAAGATCCTTGGCCAGCCACTGGTCATCCTGAACAAGCCGGGCGCCGGCATGCGGATCGGCACCGAGCAACTCTTGCGCTCGCCGGCCGATGGTTACACCCTCGAAGTCGTGGTTCAGGCCGTGGCCTGGATGGGCCCCCTGCTTGATCCTGCCGTGACCTACCAGCCGCTGACCGACATGACAATGCTTGCGCTGGCCTACGAGAATCCGATGATCCTCGTCGCCAACCAAGACAGCGGCATCAAGAGCGTCGACGATCTGCTGCAGACTGCTCGCACGCACCCTGGCAAACTCAACTGGGCCGGTCCCGCAGGGGCGTCCGGCTATCGGGTCTGGTTCGAGGTCTTCAAGGGCATGACGGGTCTCGACGTCACCTACGTGCCCTATCGCGGCCTCACGCCCGCGCTCACCAATGTGGCCGGCGGCTTTGCACAAGTTGCCTTTGCCGACTACTCGTCGATGCCACTCATACTCGACGGAAAGTTGCGCCCTTTGGCGGTCACCGGCCCGGCACGGTCTGCGCAATTGCCCAACGTTCCTACGCTGAAGGAGTTGGGCATCGGATTCGAGGCGACGCAGTGGCTCGGTTTCGTTGCACCCGCAGGTCTTCCACAAGCGGTCGAGTCGCGTCTCGTGAAGGCCTTCGCCATGGCACTCAAGGATCCGCCGACGCGTGCAGCGATCGAATCCGATGGCGCGCAAGTGATTCTCGATTCGAGCCCGAGCGCCATGCGCGGTCGCATCACGAGCGAAATGGCGCAGTTCCGCAAGAACGTGAAGCCTGGCGCCATCAAGATTGATTAG
- a CDS encoding SDR family oxidoreductase — MSMMDLFRLDGQVALVTGGSRGLGLQLAVGLGDAGCRIAIAARKADELAAAESLLRSRGIEAVGVICDLRQPTAIPALVESVIQRLGPIDVLVNNAGTIWSAPAEEHPDEGWYKVMQLNVDAPFFLAREVARRCMIPRGHGKIVNIGSVAGLKGTQAGVHTVAYNTSKAALLNLTRTLACEWGPYGIHVNALCPGLFPTQEEGRSVLGHVREQVRARTPLQRLGGDEDLKGAIIFFASKASSHVTGQVLVVDGGESAQ, encoded by the coding sequence ATGAGTATGATGGACCTGTTCAGATTGGACGGCCAGGTGGCGCTCGTGACTGGCGGCTCACGCGGACTCGGCCTGCAGCTCGCCGTGGGCCTGGGCGACGCGGGCTGCAGGATCGCCATCGCCGCCCGCAAGGCCGATGAGTTGGCAGCCGCCGAATCGCTGCTGCGATCGCGCGGCATCGAGGCCGTTGGCGTCATCTGCGATCTGCGCCAGCCCACCGCAATACCCGCGCTGGTCGAATCGGTGATCCAGCGCCTGGGACCCATCGACGTGCTCGTCAACAACGCGGGGACCATTTGGTCGGCGCCGGCCGAGGAGCACCCGGACGAAGGCTGGTACAAGGTGATGCAGCTGAACGTGGACGCGCCTTTCTTCCTCGCCCGCGAGGTGGCGCGGCGCTGCATGATCCCGCGCGGCCACGGAAAGATCGTGAACATCGGCTCGGTGGCGGGACTCAAGGGCACGCAGGCCGGTGTGCACACCGTGGCCTACAACACGTCCAAGGCCGCGTTGTTGAACCTTACCCGTACGCTGGCCTGCGAATGGGGGCCCTACGGCATCCATGTCAACGCCCTGTGTCCAGGCCTGTTTCCGACGCAGGAGGAGGGGCGCAGCGTGCTGGGCCACGTCCGGGAGCAAGTCAGGGCGCGCACGCCGCTGCAGCGCCTGGGTGGGGACGAGGATCTCAAAGGCGCCATCATCTTCTTCGCCAGCAAAGCGTCCTCGCATGTCACCGGGCAGGTTCTGGTGGTGGACGGCGGAGAGTCGGCGCAGTGA
- a CDS encoding NAD(P)H-dependent flavin oxidoreductase: MKTRITELLGIRYPVIQGGLQGLGRAELAAAVSAAGGLGLVTAGCFETPAELEAEIVRARRLTDRPVGVNISIGSRRSMSEFVDCICELGVKIVFTSGHNPEAFVERIKRHGMKWVHVAPAVHFALKAQQLGADGVVLVGFEAGGHPGMDDVALSVLVRKASVELEIPVIAAGGISDGRSMVAALAWGAEGVQIGTRFVLTRESVLHPDMKQALLQASQHDTVMIERTLRRARRVLRTPQAEAVLALEREGAGFDQLRHIIGGEAYLETILEGRMDRGVLSTGQAIGLLDDVPTAGDVVRRIVDESAWVLERLNRIASA; this comes from the coding sequence GTGAAGACGCGCATCACCGAACTGCTCGGCATCCGCTATCCCGTTATTCAGGGTGGTCTGCAGGGGCTGGGGCGCGCCGAACTGGCGGCTGCGGTGTCGGCTGCTGGGGGACTGGGCCTTGTCACTGCGGGCTGCTTCGAGACGCCCGCTGAACTTGAGGCAGAGATCGTGCGCGCGCGCAGGCTGACCGACCGGCCGGTTGGCGTCAACATATCCATCGGATCGAGGCGCTCGATGAGCGAGTTCGTCGATTGCATTTGTGAACTCGGCGTGAAAATCGTCTTCACCTCGGGCCACAACCCGGAAGCTTTTGTCGAGCGCATCAAACGCCACGGCATGAAGTGGGTTCACGTCGCGCCGGCAGTGCATTTCGCACTCAAGGCGCAGCAGCTCGGTGCCGACGGTGTGGTGCTGGTCGGCTTCGAGGCCGGCGGCCACCCAGGGATGGACGATGTGGCCCTTTCGGTCCTTGTGCGCAAGGCGTCGGTCGAACTGGAGATCCCGGTCATCGCGGCCGGTGGCATCAGCGATGGGCGCAGCATGGTGGCTGCGCTTGCCTGGGGCGCGGAAGGCGTACAGATCGGCACCCGCTTTGTGCTCACGCGCGAATCCGTGCTGCACCCCGATATGAAGCAAGCGTTGCTGCAGGCGAGCCAGCACGATACGGTGATGATCGAGCGCACGCTGCGCAGGGCCCGCCGGGTTCTGCGTACGCCTCAGGCTGAAGCCGTGCTCGCGCTTGAGCGCGAGGGCGCCGGCTTTGACCAGCTGCGCCACATCATCGGCGGTGAAGCCTATCTCGAGACGATCCTGGAAGGACGCATGGATCGTGGCGTGCTCTCGACTGGCCAGGCGATCGGCCTCCTCGACGACGTGCCGACCGCTGGTGACGTGGTGCGCCGGATTGTCGACGAGTCGGCATGGGTGCTTGAACGATTGAACCGCATAGCCAGCGCGTAA
- a CDS encoding phenylacetate--CoA ligase family protein has product MERRLFNPIIERMPRAELDALRWRRLRATLERTYASSAFYRARMQRAGVTPDDIRTPEDFRRRVPTVDKLDVLADQRERPPFGSVVAVPDALVEYCFLTSGTSGKGQEVHAYTAADVAESLTSWAASLHWAGVMPGDTAYHMVPIGVTAGPVTLLSAFQQYGLRTFAVGNMEGEARLEMMQRFPPHFFSTGPVYLRRLTTICREQGIDPRRAFPALKAIKLGSFGFDVPWAQEMEEFWGAKLIDTYASTQCGGGIASTCEHGTYLPDGQRGMMHFPEHKVYAEVLNPETGEPAREDEEGEVILTAFGREAMPILRFRTDDKVIFKSHRQCACGRPFDGIEAGTVSRYDTMLKIRGMNLWPEAIDAIVLAHPEVDEYNGRLGVAENGREVARVLIEFKVGAPSDAAHRARVLGELRSKIKENTGVGMEISEARPGEIERFAYKEKRWKDQRRQQL; this is encoded by the coding sequence GTGGAACGAAGACTCTTCAATCCGATCATCGAACGGATGCCGCGTGCCGAGTTGGATGCGCTGCGTTGGCGCCGACTGCGCGCCACCCTTGAGCGCACCTACGCTTCCAGCGCGTTTTACCGCGCACGAATGCAGCGTGCCGGCGTGACACCTGACGACATCCGCACGCCCGAGGACTTCCGCCGCCGCGTGCCCACGGTCGACAAGCTCGACGTCCTCGCGGACCAGCGCGAGCGTCCGCCCTTCGGCTCGGTGGTCGCAGTGCCCGACGCCTTGGTCGAGTACTGCTTCCTGACCAGCGGCACCTCTGGCAAGGGCCAAGAGGTGCACGCCTATACGGCTGCCGACGTCGCCGAATCGCTGACGAGCTGGGCCGCTTCGCTGCACTGGGCGGGCGTGATGCCGGGCGACACGGCCTACCACATGGTGCCGATTGGAGTGACCGCCGGCCCGGTGACGCTTCTCTCTGCCTTCCAGCAATATGGCCTGCGTACCTTCGCGGTGGGCAATATGGAGGGCGAGGCGCGGCTCGAGATGATGCAGCGCTTCCCGCCGCACTTTTTCTCCACCGGTCCGGTGTATCTGCGGCGCTTGACGACGATCTGCCGCGAACAGGGCATCGATCCGCGTCGCGCATTTCCGGCGCTCAAGGCGATCAAGCTCGGCAGCTTTGGCTTCGACGTGCCCTGGGCGCAAGAGATGGAGGAGTTCTGGGGCGCGAAGTTGATCGACACCTACGCGTCGACGCAGTGTGGCGGCGGCATCGCGAGCACCTGTGAGCATGGCACCTACCTGCCCGATGGCCAGCGCGGGATGATGCATTTTCCCGAGCACAAGGTCTACGCCGAGGTGCTGAACCCCGAAACTGGCGAACCTGCGCGCGAGGATGAGGAAGGCGAGGTCATTCTTACCGCCTTCGGCCGTGAGGCGATGCCCATCCTGCGCTTTCGCACCGACGACAAGGTGATCTTCAAGTCGCACCGGCAATGTGCCTGCGGCCGACCCTTCGACGGCATCGAGGCAGGAACCGTCTCGCGCTACGACACGATGCTCAAGATCCGCGGCATGAACCTGTGGCCGGAAGCCATTGACGCCATCGTTCTGGCGCATCCCGAGGTGGACGAATACAACGGACGCCTCGGAGTGGCAGAAAACGGCCGCGAAGTCGCGCGGGTACTGATTGAGTTCAAGGTCGGCGCGCCTTCCGACGCAGCGCATCGCGCTCGCGTGCTAGGGGAGCTGCGTTCGAAAATCAAAGAGAACACGGGCGTGGGTATGGAAATCAGCGAGGCGCGTCCCGGTGAGATCGAGCGCTTTGCCTACAAGGAAAAACGATGGAAAGACCAACGCAGGCAACAGCTATGA
- a CDS encoding thiolase family protein, with protein sequence MNSAYIVGVGMTSLGRHLDKSVKQLSKIAIDAALADAGCTKEAIDVAWFSNTRQGVMEGQYGIRGQCALRAYGFEGLPIINTDNACVSSTTGLNQAVAYVRAGMADVALVVGTEKMNYPEKRELMFEAFKGAMDRELGEEQLRQSIALVADMPLPPEAMTDTGERSIFMDAYAAGARYHMMKYGLTQRQLAAVAAKNHWHASMNPLSHYKTPRTIEEVLADRLVAWPLTRAMCAPISDGAAAIIVCSKEALARFNRKRAVQVLATALASGVIHAPDDTERKVARLAALKAYELAGVGPDDVSLAEVHDATAFGEIKHTEALGLCPAGDGGLLAESGETKLGGRVPVNPSGGLIAKGHPVAATGAIMIHELVTQLRGEAGERQVAGARIAAASNGGGSYDGEEAVSATTILGKV encoded by the coding sequence ATGAATTCTGCATACATCGTCGGCGTCGGCATGACGTCGCTGGGCCGTCATCTTGACAAGTCGGTCAAGCAGTTGTCGAAGATTGCCATCGACGCGGCGCTCGCCGACGCCGGCTGCACCAAGGAGGCGATCGATGTTGCCTGGTTCTCCAACACCCGCCAGGGTGTGATGGAGGGCCAGTACGGAATCCGCGGCCAATGCGCGCTGCGCGCCTACGGATTCGAGGGATTGCCGATCATCAATACCGACAACGCCTGCGTCAGCTCGACCACCGGCCTGAACCAGGCGGTCGCCTACGTGCGCGCCGGCATGGCCGACGTGGCCTTGGTCGTCGGCACCGAGAAGATGAATTACCCCGAAAAGCGCGAGCTGATGTTCGAAGCCTTCAAGGGGGCGATGGACCGCGAGCTTGGCGAAGAACAGCTCAGGCAGAGCATTGCACTGGTGGCCGATATGCCTTTGCCCCCGGAAGCAATGACCGACACGGGCGAGCGCAGCATCTTCATGGATGCGTACGCCGCTGGCGCCCGCTACCACATGATGAAATACGGGCTGACGCAGCGCCAACTGGCAGCCGTCGCAGCGAAAAATCATTGGCACGCGTCGATGAACCCGCTGTCTCACTACAAGACCCCGCGCACGATTGAAGAGGTGCTGGCCGACCGCCTTGTCGCTTGGCCGCTGACGCGCGCCATGTGCGCTCCGATCAGCGATGGCGCAGCGGCCATCATTGTCTGCTCCAAGGAAGCGCTTGCGCGCTTCAACCGCAAGCGCGCAGTGCAAGTGCTCGCCACGGCCCTCGCGTCCGGCGTCATCCACGCTCCGGATGACACCGAAAGAAAAGTGGCGCGTCTGGCCGCACTCAAAGCTTACGAGCTGGCCGGCGTTGGGCCGGATGACGTGTCGTTGGCAGAGGTCCACGACGCGACCGCCTTCGGTGAGATCAAGCACACCGAAGCGCTCGGTCTGTGCCCGGCGGGTGACGGCGGCCTGCTCGCTGAGAGTGGTGAGACCAAGCTCGGTGGACGCGTGCCGGTCAATCCCTCGGGCGGCCTGATCGCCAAGGGGCATCCGGTTGCCGCCACTGGCGCCATCATGATTCATGAGCTGGTCACGCAGTTGCGTGGCGAAGCAGGCGAGCGACAGGTCGCTGGCGCACGCATTGCCGCAGCCAGCAACGGCGGAGGCAGCTACGACGGAGAAGAAGCCGTCTCGGCGACAACCATCCTCGGCAAGGTTTGA
- a CDS encoding LysR substrate-binding domain-containing protein, with the protein MAAPLEFVARAVASVHLCEPSLHVQIFEGVQAKIIADVRQGVVDFAIIPVAQRNSLIDLRARPLFHTRVVVVGRANHPCAPAQSLRELAACHWITPRRGGVLDGMVERLAVSNQLPAFSRPIQCDSSALYWDLIASTDLVGLSLATKLEGDRVAGARILYDGPPLPEVPVALVHRADFPQNALAGELAERCREEAATHAHRRPEPAPAAASPLR; encoded by the coding sequence ATGGCCGCGCCACTTGAATTTGTCGCACGCGCCGTCGCCTCAGTGCACCTTTGCGAACCGAGCTTGCACGTGCAGATTTTCGAGGGCGTGCAGGCCAAGATCATTGCCGATGTGCGCCAAGGCGTTGTCGACTTTGCGATCATTCCGGTGGCCCAGCGCAATTCACTCATCGATTTGCGCGCACGGCCGCTGTTTCACACCCGCGTGGTGGTCGTCGGCCGCGCCAACCATCCCTGCGCTCCCGCGCAAAGCCTGCGTGAACTGGCCGCTTGTCACTGGATTACGCCGCGCCGTGGCGGCGTACTCGATGGCATGGTCGAGCGTCTCGCCGTCAGCAATCAACTGCCAGCGTTCAGCCGGCCAATCCAGTGCGATTCGTCGGCCCTGTATTGGGACCTGATCGCCAGCACGGATCTGGTCGGACTGTCGCTTGCAACCAAGCTTGAGGGCGATCGCGTCGCTGGCGCGCGCATCCTCTACGATGGCCCACCACTTCCCGAAGTACCGGTCGCGCTGGTTCACCGCGCCGACTTCCCGCAAAACGCCTTGGCTGGCGAACTGGCGGAGCGCTGTCGCGAAGAGGCGGCAACCCATGCCCATCGCCGCCCCGAGCCGGCGCCTGCGGCAGCAAGCCCCTTGCGCTAA
- a CDS encoding diguanylate cyclase domain-containing protein produces the protein MQQDRQRKIRELFDEYIEMYAARDERLTERFSHNFSGYAGSGAALIQSRDEWIKITRRDFSQVPGRIRIEMLDLSLQELCDDVVMATAFFHIHLPSGGHLLSREVARLVLVFRLEAGEWMIVHSGISVPYHSAQADEIYPLQSLQEENSTLQALVDERTEALQESQAHYRLLMEDARDVLWRADPRLNIIYISPADERLRGFRADEVVGRHVFDMFTDEGIALVKGLLKHKALTGDPSEKDEFLTFEVEHRCKDGRLIWGEVTSKLDLDAQGKIIGYHGITREITERKALEEQVRQLAFYDPLTHLANRRLLVEHLDQAMSASKRSHRRGALVFLDLDNFKTLNDTHGHAVGDLLLVDVAKRLRACVREADTVARFGGDEFVVLLSELGTQADEAAAQTAAVAEKIRVHLAEPYLLQAATVDPQATAIEHRCTASIGVALFDGHEKSRGDVVDAADAAMYKAKEDGRNRIGFAPCPVAAA, from the coding sequence ATGCAACAGGACCGTCAGCGCAAAATTCGTGAACTGTTTGATGAATACATCGAAATGTATGCTGCACGGGATGAGCGCCTGACCGAGCGTTTTAGCCACAACTTCAGTGGCTACGCGGGCAGCGGAGCTGCGCTGATACAGAGCCGTGACGAGTGGATCAAGATCACGCGGCGCGATTTTTCACAGGTGCCTGGCCGGATCCGGATCGAGATGCTGGATCTGTCGCTGCAGGAACTGTGCGACGACGTGGTCATGGCTACCGCGTTTTTCCACATCCACCTGCCCAGCGGCGGGCATTTGCTGTCCAGGGAGGTGGCGCGGCTGGTGCTGGTTTTTCGCCTGGAAGCTGGCGAATGGATGATCGTGCACAGCGGCATCTCCGTGCCCTACCACAGCGCGCAGGCCGACGAGATCTATCCCCTCCAGAGCCTGCAGGAGGAAAACAGCACGCTGCAGGCGCTGGTGGACGAGCGCACCGAGGCGCTGCAAGAGAGTCAAGCCCACTACCGGCTGTTGATGGAAGATGCGCGCGATGTCCTCTGGCGGGCCGACCCTCGGCTGAACATCATTTACATCAGCCCGGCAGATGAACGCCTGCGAGGGTTTCGGGCGGACGAGGTGGTGGGGCGCCATGTTTTTGACATGTTTACAGACGAAGGTATCGCGCTCGTCAAGGGCCTGCTCAAGCACAAGGCGCTCACGGGGGACCCGTCTGAGAAAGATGAATTTCTGACTTTCGAGGTCGAGCATCGCTGCAAAGATGGTCGCTTGATCTGGGGAGAGGTCACTTCCAAGCTCGACCTGGATGCGCAGGGAAAAATCATCGGCTACCACGGCATTACCCGCGAAATTACCGAGCGCAAGGCATTGGAAGAGCAGGTCCGTCAACTGGCGTTCTACGACCCACTGACCCACCTGGCCAACCGCCGCCTGCTGGTGGAGCACCTCGATCAGGCCATGTCGGCCAGCAAACGCAGCCACCGCCGTGGCGCACTGGTGTTTCTGGACCTCGACAACTTCAAAACCCTCAACGACACGCATGGCCACGCAGTCGGCGACCTGCTGCTGGTGGATGTAGCCAAGCGGCTGAGAGCCTGCGTGCGCGAAGCCGACACCGTCGCTCGTTTTGGAGGCGATGAGTTTGTTGTCCTGCTGTCTGAATTGGGCACGCAGGCTGACGAGGCTGCCGCTCAAACGGCAGCGGTCGCAGAAAAAATCCGTGTCCATTTGGCAGAGCCTTATCTGCTCCAGGCCGCTACAGTGGACCCGCAAGCAACCGCCATCGAGCACCGATGCACCGCCAGCATTGGCGTGGCGCTCTTTGATGGGCATGAAAAGAGTCGGGGCGACGTGGTCGATGCTGCGGATGCAGCGATGTACAAGGCCAAAGAGGATGGACGCAACCGAATCGGGTTTGCTCCTTGCCCCGTTGCAGCCGCTTGA
- a CDS encoding GGDEF domain-containing protein, with translation MQDAHGADVRLHQLKLYVDNHLHDRYLAPPWTVVVAVLLTAWVPVWQAALWAGLELLAIAVYIAVYFRFRQASPEAQSNGHWTRRIALAHGVHMAMWSSIVVWAYVPGNASSLMFAMLVHVGLISLTVVMSNPHRQLLFSDLLAPTVALVGPPLHDGTLFSLGLTALGVFYIALMLMVGLKIHASTTETLVLRQRNDALIRELEQQVRRDGLTGLSNRAHFIATGRFELERAARYRHPLALLMLDIDHFKRINDSYGHLAGDEVLKAVSRVFEDVVRANDCLARLGGEEFAVLMPETALDPASAAAERLRVAVSRLRCELQESVVTPTMSVGVAIADEGGESLSSLMRRGDLAMYEAKAQGRNCVVVAPAPAARLVA, from the coding sequence ATGCAAGACGCTCACGGCGCCGATGTGCGACTGCATCAGCTCAAGCTGTATGTAGACAACCATCTGCACGACCGCTATCTGGCCCCGCCCTGGACAGTGGTGGTCGCGGTCTTGCTGACCGCCTGGGTGCCCGTCTGGCAGGCGGCTCTGTGGGCGGGACTGGAGCTGCTGGCCATCGCGGTGTACATCGCCGTGTATTTCAGGTTTCGCCAAGCCTCGCCAGAGGCACAGAGCAACGGGCACTGGACGCGGCGGATCGCACTGGCCCACGGCGTGCACATGGCGATGTGGTCGTCCATCGTGGTGTGGGCCTATGTGCCTGGCAATGCAAGCAGCCTGATGTTTGCCATGCTGGTGCACGTGGGGCTCATCTCGCTCACGGTGGTGATGAGCAACCCGCACCGCCAACTGCTTTTCTCCGACCTGCTGGCGCCCACCGTGGCCTTGGTCGGACCGCCCCTGCACGACGGCACGCTGTTCAGTCTCGGCTTGACGGCGCTGGGGGTGTTTTACATCGCGTTGATGCTGATGGTGGGCCTGAAGATTCACGCCAGCACCACCGAAACCCTGGTGCTGCGTCAGCGCAACGACGCACTGATTCGCGAACTGGAGCAGCAGGTGCGACGCGATGGCCTGACAGGCTTGAGCAACCGCGCCCATTTCATCGCCACCGGGCGCTTTGAGCTCGAACGTGCCGCGCGCTACCGGCACCCGCTGGCGCTGCTGATGCTCGATATCGACCATTTCAAGCGCATCAACGACAGCTACGGTCACCTCGCCGGCGATGAAGTGCTCAAAGCCGTGTCCCGCGTGTTCGAGGACGTCGTGCGCGCCAACGACTGCCTGGCCCGCCTGGGCGGTGAGGAGTTCGCGGTGCTGATGCCCGAAACGGCGCTCGACCCGGCCAGTGCGGCGGCAGAGCGGCTTCGGGTCGCGGTATCCCGACTGCGCTGCGAATTGCAGGAGAGTGTGGTCACCCCGACGATGAGCGTCGGCGTGGCCATCGCAGACGAAGGCGGCGAAAGCCTGTCGTCGCTGATGCGCCGGGGCGACCTGGCGATGTACGAGGCCAAGGCACAAGGCCGCAATTGCGTGGTGGTGGCGCCTGCTCCGGCAGCTCGGTTGGTAGCCTGA